In one Modestobacter sp. L9-4 genomic region, the following are encoded:
- a CDS encoding AI-2E family transporter: MSSPIAPRVQPPVPTRTILATIGLLLATALLLYIVVETRQIITWCVVGAFFAVALAPVVGLVQRRVFGGKRRSLATLLVFLVAFLLLAALVTAFAVPLTQEGTKVAGQLPQIIDDARNGRGPIGDLLERTNALQWVQDNQDKISNFASGLTTPAKGVLGGIASGVTGLVTIIVLAYLMVLEGPKIVDGFTNLFAPATGTRIRRVATDCAKSVTGYLSGNLLISVVCGVLTFIVLEIAGVPFAGLIALFVGIVDLVPLVGATIGGVVAVVAGFIHSVPAGIAVLVFFLVYQQLENHLLQPLVFARTVKVNPLTVIIAILVAVELAGILGALLAIPAASIIQVVLRDVWDHRRGQLKDEPTLGEQRDPALAPHERTDAGATSGSTTAR; encoded by the coding sequence GTGAGTTCCCCCATCGCCCCGCGGGTCCAGCCGCCCGTGCCCACGCGCACGATCCTGGCCACCATCGGTCTGCTCCTGGCCACCGCACTGCTGCTGTACATCGTGGTCGAGACCCGGCAGATCATCACCTGGTGCGTCGTCGGGGCGTTCTTCGCCGTCGCGCTCGCCCCGGTGGTCGGCCTCGTGCAGCGCAGGGTCTTCGGTGGCAAGCGCCGGTCGCTGGCCACCCTGCTGGTGTTCCTCGTGGCGTTCCTGCTGCTGGCGGCGCTGGTCACGGCCTTCGCCGTCCCGCTGACCCAGGAGGGGACGAAGGTCGCCGGGCAGCTGCCGCAGATCATCGACGACGCCCGCAACGGCCGCGGCCCGATCGGTGACCTGCTCGAGCGCACCAACGCGCTGCAGTGGGTCCAGGACAACCAGGACAAGATCAGCAACTTCGCCAGCGGGCTGACCACCCCGGCCAAGGGCGTCCTCGGCGGCATCGCCAGCGGCGTCACCGGTCTGGTCACCATCATCGTGCTGGCCTACCTGATGGTGCTCGAGGGCCCGAAGATCGTGGACGGGTTCACCAACCTGTTCGCCCCGGCCACCGGCACCCGCATCCGCCGGGTCGCCACCGACTGCGCCAAGTCCGTGACCGGCTACCTGTCGGGCAACCTGCTGATCAGCGTCGTCTGCGGTGTGCTGACCTTCATCGTCCTGGAGATCGCCGGCGTCCCCTTCGCCGGGCTGATCGCCCTGTTCGTCGGCATCGTCGACCTGGTCCCGCTGGTCGGTGCCACCATCGGCGGCGTCGTCGCCGTGGTGGCCGGGTTCATCCACTCGGTGCCCGCCGGCATCGCCGTCCTGGTGTTCTTCCTGGTCTACCAGCAGCTGGAGAACCACCTGCTGCAGCCGCTGGTCTTCGCCCGCACGGTGAAGGTCAACCCGCTGACGGTGATCATCGCGATCCTGGTCGCGGTCGAGCTGGCCGGCATCCTGGGCGCGCTCCTGGCCATCCCGGCCGCCAGCATCATCCAGGTGGTGCTGCGCGACGTCTGGGACCACCGCCGTGGTCAGCTCAAGGACGAGCCGACGCTGGGGGAGCAGCGGGACCCCGCGCTGGCCCCGCACGAGCGCACCGACGCCGGTGCGACGAGCGGGTCGACCACCGCGCGCTGA
- a CDS encoding bifunctional diguanylate cyclase/phosphodiesterase codes for MSRRLRLLTEVPRGLLVPVVLLAVLQVVLALGPVRVDQAGQLGVALVLQLAACRVLTWRARLAPAERALWQRLAWAGALLAAGCAVAVVVVTVRTGQDTDLVPLALAHVAAFPLVYGGMVLWNRDSTNIADPSDTLLGAAAVLAVVAVVDTVLAHTGSPWATAPWWQVQPVLLSGAAGAVVIGTSVAVPFISGMTRDPRAWLITGALTTDLLAGICAVYGNRLGWALATAGVLLLCLAAVVRPTPVPRTMTDPGATTVGAFVVIIASIAVLVVTAVGAASPTAVFCAGVAGAASGVRLLLNVRDLSQLAVSRREALTDELTGLANRRAVLRRVEELSAERSPLVLGVLDLDKFKEVNDGLGHAAGDDLLRLVAQRVSRGLGPGDVLGRLGGDEFALVAAVAPGGCPEERAAELGAAVQEWLAEPFAVGGLTVHVAVSLGLTCSAGGRDGDPVAPAALLRQADTAMYDAKRAGTRVVRYDADRHGDSSGRLALVEELRAGIAGGELVLHHQPQLSVADRRTVGVEALVRWQHPTRGLLAPADFLPLAEVHGLMGVLTDEVLAQAVAQAAVWHRAGRGLRMSVNLSASNLLDTGLPGRVAELLELHALPPSSLVLEVTETVLLSDPDRSLAVVGALTELGAGVSIDDFGTGYASLTYLHQLPVVELKLDRSFTADLLTDSRAAAIVASTIRLAHQLGLRVVAEGVEDPATLVHLRALDCDESQGYLHSPPLPADALEQWLTCQDDSRGRDRDEARPALR; via the coding sequence ATGTCCCGCCGGCTCCGACTGCTGACCGAGGTCCCCCGCGGGCTCCTCGTCCCCGTCGTCCTGCTCGCCGTCCTGCAGGTGGTGCTGGCCCTGGGGCCGGTGCGGGTGGACCAGGCCGGCCAGCTGGGCGTGGCCCTGGTGCTGCAGCTCGCCGCCTGCCGGGTGCTGACCTGGCGGGCCCGGCTGGCGCCGGCGGAACGCGCGCTCTGGCAGCGGCTGGCATGGGCCGGTGCGCTGCTGGCCGCCGGGTGCGCGGTGGCGGTCGTCGTGGTCACCGTCCGGACCGGCCAGGACACGGACCTCGTCCCGCTGGCGCTGGCGCACGTGGCCGCGTTCCCGCTGGTCTACGGCGGCATGGTGCTGTGGAACCGGGACAGCACGAACATCGCCGACCCCAGCGACACCCTGCTCGGCGCGGCCGCGGTGCTGGCCGTCGTCGCCGTCGTCGACACCGTGCTCGCACACACCGGCAGCCCGTGGGCGACCGCGCCGTGGTGGCAGGTCCAGCCGGTGCTGCTGTCCGGGGCAGCCGGGGCGGTCGTCATCGGCACCTCCGTCGCGGTGCCCTTCATCTCCGGCATGACCCGCGACCCGCGGGCCTGGCTGATCACCGGCGCGCTGACCACCGACCTGCTGGCCGGCATCTGCGCGGTGTACGGCAACCGGCTCGGCTGGGCGCTGGCCACCGCCGGCGTGCTGCTGCTGTGCCTGGCCGCCGTGGTCCGCCCCACACCCGTCCCCCGCACCATGACCGACCCGGGCGCCACGACGGTCGGCGCCTTCGTGGTGATCATCGCCTCGATCGCCGTGCTGGTGGTGACCGCGGTGGGCGCAGCCAGCCCGACGGCGGTCTTCTGCGCCGGCGTGGCCGGTGCCGCGTCCGGCGTCCGCCTGCTGCTCAACGTGCGCGACCTGTCCCAGCTGGCGGTGAGCCGCCGGGAGGCGCTCACCGACGAGCTCACCGGCCTGGCGAACCGCCGGGCCGTGCTGCGCCGGGTGGAGGAGCTCAGCGCCGAGCGGTCACCCCTCGTCCTCGGCGTCCTGGACCTGGACAAGTTCAAGGAGGTCAACGACGGCCTGGGTCACGCGGCCGGGGACGACCTGCTCCGGCTGGTGGCCCAGCGCGTCTCCCGCGGGCTGGGCCCGGGCGACGTCCTCGGCCGCCTCGGTGGCGACGAGTTCGCCCTCGTGGCCGCCGTGGCACCGGGCGGCTGCCCGGAGGAGCGCGCCGCCGAGCTCGGGGCCGCCGTGCAGGAGTGGCTCGCCGAGCCCTTCGCCGTGGGCGGGCTCACCGTGCACGTCGCGGTCAGCCTGGGGCTGACCTGTTCCGCCGGCGGACGCGACGGGGACCCGGTGGCCCCGGCCGCCCTGCTGCGCCAGGCCGACACGGCCATGTACGACGCCAAGCGCGCCGGGACGCGGGTCGTGCGCTACGACGCCGACCGGCACGGGGACAGCAGCGGCCGGCTGGCGCTGGTCGAGGAGCTGCGCGCCGGGATCGCCGGCGGTGAGCTCGTCCTGCACCACCAGCCGCAGCTGTCCGTGGCCGACCGGCGCACCGTGGGGGTCGAGGCGCTGGTGCGCTGGCAGCACCCGACCCGCGGGCTGCTCGCGCCGGCGGACTTCCTGCCGCTGGCCGAGGTGCACGGGCTGATGGGCGTGCTCACCGACGAGGTGCTGGCCCAGGCCGTCGCCCAGGCCGCCGTGTGGCACCGGGCCGGCCGCGGCCTGCGGATGTCGGTCAACCTCTCGGCCAGCAACCTGCTCGACACCGGCCTGCCCGGGCGGGTGGCCGAGCTGCTGGAGCTGCACGCCCTGCCGCCGTCGTCGCTGGTGCTGGAGGTGACCGAGACGGTGCTGCTCAGCGACCCCGACCGCAGCCTGGCCGTCGTGGGCGCGCTGACCGAGCTGGGTGCCGGGGTGAGCATCGACGACTTCGGCACCGGCTACGCCTCGCTCACCTACCTGCACCAGCTGCCGGTCGTCGAGCTCAAGCTCGACCGGTCGTTCACCGCCGACCTGCTCACGGACTCCCGCGCGGCCGCCATTGTGGCCAGCACCATCCGACTGGCCCACCAGCTGGGGCTGCGGGTGGTCGCCGAGGGCGTCGAGGACCCGGCCACCCTGGTCCACCTGCGGGCACTGGACTGCGACGAGAGCCAGGGCTACCTGCACTCCCCGCCGCTGCCCGCCGACGCCCTCGAGCAGTGGCTCACCTGCCAGGACGACAGCCGCGGACGCGACCGCGACGAGGCCCGGCCGGCGCTGCGCTGA
- a CDS encoding PIG-L deacetylase family protein has translation MTSAPFPDDWQRALVVAAHPDDIEYGLAAAVAVWTAAGKEVHYLLATRGEAGIAGLAPAEAGPLREQEERRSAAVVGVTEVEFLDHRDGVLVADLQLRSDLAGAVRRHRPDLVVTLHGGDTWTLPGVTPGALNSPDHRALTRSVLDAVADAANEWIFPDLAGEPWSGVRYVAVQAVEDPPPHVVDVTAGVEAAVASLTEHRRYLEALSEDPVADQARRQIDMATLTEDGDRRVGFRLYWG, from the coding sequence ATGACCTCCGCTCCCTTCCCGGACGACTGGCAGCGCGCCCTGGTCGTCGCCGCGCACCCCGACGACATCGAGTACGGGCTGGCCGCCGCGGTCGCGGTCTGGACCGCGGCCGGCAAGGAGGTCCACTACCTGCTGGCCACCCGCGGCGAGGCGGGCATCGCCGGCCTGGCGCCGGCCGAGGCGGGCCCGCTGCGCGAGCAGGAGGAGCGCCGGTCGGCCGCCGTCGTGGGGGTGACCGAGGTGGAGTTCCTCGACCACCGCGACGGCGTCCTGGTCGCCGATCTCCAGCTGCGCAGCGACCTCGCCGGGGCGGTGCGCCGGCACCGGCCCGACCTGGTGGTCACCCTGCACGGCGGGGACACCTGGACGCTGCCCGGGGTCACCCCCGGGGCCCTCAACTCACCCGACCACCGCGCGCTGACCCGCTCGGTGCTCGACGCGGTCGCCGACGCGGCCAACGAGTGGATCTTCCCCGACCTGGCCGGGGAGCCGTGGTCGGGCGTGCGGTACGTCGCCGTCCAGGCCGTCGAGGACCCGCCGCCGCACGTCGTCGACGTCACCGCCGGGGTCGAGGCGGCGGTCGCCTCGCTCACCGAGCACCGCCGGTACCTGGAGGCGCTGTCCGAGGACCCGGTCGCCGACCAGGCGCGTCGACAGATCGACATGGCGACCCTCACCGAGGACGGCGACCGCCGGGTCGGGTTCCGGCTCTACTGGGGTTGA
- a CDS encoding Vms1/Ankzf1 family peptidyl-tRNA hydrolase — MDVTFLDAVFTAPGPYATVCADVTHNTETADTELELKVRAITEELTAGGAPGPVVDAVRSQLLQANEGGQLATLRGRALIVAADGSVVLDEALADSPRDPVVTWSPDPALLPVLRQLAGRVPHVIVIADRVGADVLVASGTGQQLETEQVDGGTFHMRKVQVGGWAHNTYMHTAENQWEENAGKVAGAVHDVVIRDHSRFVLLAGDVRARQLIADKASQEVSEVLVTMDGGGRAAGADREVITARATELVAENEAAETTRVLEQVEAASAHGLAITGTALVVEALRKAQVETLVLADRPDDEQLHAGPGALELGVSAEDVAALGVTDAHQVPADLGMLRAAIGSSAAVVVVPRSAMPGDIPVAAVLRYTDDSTPH; from the coding sequence ATGGACGTGACCTTCCTGGACGCCGTCTTCACCGCCCCCGGCCCGTACGCCACGGTCTGTGCGGACGTCACCCACAACACCGAGACCGCGGACACCGAGCTCGAGCTGAAGGTCCGCGCCATCACCGAGGAGCTCACCGCCGGGGGCGCGCCCGGGCCGGTGGTCGACGCCGTGCGCAGCCAGCTCCTGCAGGCCAACGAGGGTGGCCAGCTGGCCACCCTGCGGGGGCGGGCGCTCATCGTGGCCGCCGACGGCTCGGTGGTCCTCGACGAGGCCCTGGCCGACTCCCCGCGCGACCCGGTCGTCACCTGGTCGCCCGACCCGGCCCTGCTGCCGGTGCTGCGCCAGCTCGCCGGCCGCGTCCCGCACGTCATCGTGATCGCCGACCGCGTCGGCGCCGACGTCCTCGTGGCCAGCGGCACCGGCCAGCAGCTGGAGACCGAGCAGGTCGACGGCGGCACCTTCCACATGCGCAAGGTCCAGGTGGGCGGGTGGGCGCACAACACCTACATGCACACCGCGGAGAACCAGTGGGAGGAGAACGCCGGCAAGGTGGCCGGCGCCGTGCACGACGTCGTCATTCGCGACCACTCCCGCTTCGTCCTGCTCGCCGGTGACGTCCGCGCCCGCCAGCTGATCGCCGACAAGGCCAGCCAGGAGGTGTCCGAGGTCCTGGTGACCATGGACGGGGGCGGCCGCGCCGCCGGCGCCGACCGGGAGGTCATCACCGCCCGGGCCACCGAGCTGGTCGCGGAGAACGAGGCCGCCGAGACCACCCGCGTGCTCGAGCAGGTCGAGGCCGCCTCCGCCCACGGCCTGGCCATCACCGGCACCGCGCTCGTGGTCGAGGCACTCCGCAAGGCCCAGGTCGAGACGCTCGTGCTGGCCGACCGGCCCGACGACGAGCAGCTGCACGCCGGACCCGGCGCCCTCGAGCTCGGCGTCTCCGCCGAGGACGTCGCCGCCCTCGGCGTCACCGACGCCCACCAGGTCCCGGCCGACCTGGGGATGCTGCGCGCCGCGATCGGCAGCAGCGCCGCCGTCGTCGTCGTCCCGCGGTCGGCGATGCCCGGCGACATCCCGGTGGCCGCCGTCCTGCGCTACACGGACGACTCCACCCCCCACTGA
- a CDS encoding DUF2795 domain-containing protein, translating to MTDPHQAATSPGTTPADVEHRAAIAEALGKEVWPADKDTLVARAQESHASDRVLADLNRLPAHAQFANVQEVAESLGISTESHRF from the coding sequence ATGACCGACCCCCACCAGGCCGCCACGTCCCCCGGCACCACCCCCGCGGACGTCGAGCACCGCGCCGCCATCGCCGAGGCGCTGGGCAAGGAGGTGTGGCCGGCCGACAAGGACACGCTGGTGGCCAGGGCGCAGGAGTCCCACGCCTCCGACCGCGTGCTCGCCGACCTCAACCGGCTGCCCGCGCACGCCCAGTTCGCCAACGTGCAGGAGGTCGCCGAGTCCCTCGGCATCAGCACGGAGTCGCACCGCTTCTGA
- a CDS encoding ChaB family protein — protein MARTTEHGDAVPEELPSTLQRSDEKAQRTFAKAHDSALDEYGDEQRAARVAWGAVKHTHEKVGDHWQPKPGGAKGPSDDQSARGDADTQLDSKGGVDANASKAHLYDLAKDAGIDGRSTMSKDELADALQEANDRATAAARRR, from the coding sequence GTGGCGAGGACGACGGAGCACGGCGACGCGGTGCCCGAGGAGCTGCCCAGCACGCTGCAGCGCTCGGACGAGAAGGCGCAGCGGACGTTCGCCAAGGCACACGACTCCGCACTGGACGAGTACGGCGACGAGCAGCGGGCCGCGCGGGTCGCCTGGGGCGCGGTCAAGCACACCCACGAGAAGGTCGGCGACCACTGGCAGCCCAAGCCGGGCGGTGCCAAGGGCCCCAGCGACGACCAGTCGGCGCGGGGCGACGCCGACACCCAGCTCGACAGCAAGGGCGGCGTGGACGCCAATGCCTCCAAGGCCCACCTCTACGACCTGGCGAAGGACGCCGGCATCGACGGCCGGTCGACCATGAGCAAGGACGAGCTGGCCGACGCGCTGCAGGAGGCCAACGACCGGGCCACCGCCGCGGCCCGCCGGAGGTAG
- a CDS encoding potassium channel family protein, protein MTKDDLRRRYEEASQWPLIGLAVLFMAAYAWGVLRPDLPGWLLTTLHVVTVIAWPVFLVDYVLRLTLADHRWQFVRHNWIDGVAVVLPLLRPLRILSLVRVARVIDRRLTTSLHGRVAAYVTLTASLVVFMASLAELDAERGDPEATITTFGDALWWAFTTITTVGYGDRYPVTGEGRLVAGLLMVAGIALLGTVTAAVASWFVRRVADAARAEDDAADAAADEALRAELRELTAEVRRLRAELTDRAELTDRAGLTDRG, encoded by the coding sequence GTGACCAAGGACGACCTGCGCCGCCGCTACGAGGAGGCCAGCCAGTGGCCGCTCATCGGGTTGGCGGTCCTCTTCATGGCCGCCTACGCCTGGGGCGTGCTGCGCCCGGACCTGCCCGGGTGGCTGCTCACGACGCTGCACGTGGTCACGGTCATCGCCTGGCCGGTGTTCCTCGTCGACTACGTGCTCCGGCTGACGCTGGCCGACCACCGGTGGCAGTTCGTGCGCCACAACTGGATCGACGGGGTCGCCGTCGTCCTCCCGCTCCTGCGGCCGCTGCGCATCCTCAGCCTCGTCCGGGTCGCCCGGGTCATCGACCGGCGGCTGACCACCTCGCTGCACGGCCGGGTGGCCGCCTACGTCACCCTCACCGCGTCACTCGTCGTCTTCATGGCCTCGCTGGCCGAGCTCGACGCCGAGCGCGGCGACCCCGAGGCCACCATCACCACCTTCGGTGACGCCCTGTGGTGGGCGTTCACCACGATCACCACCGTCGGCTACGGCGACCGCTACCCGGTCACCGGCGAGGGCCGGCTGGTCGCCGGGCTGCTGATGGTCGCCGGGATCGCCCTGCTCGGGACGGTGACCGCAGCCGTCGCGTCGTGGTTCGTCCGCCGGGTCGCCGACGCGGCCCGCGCCGAGGACGACGCCGCCGACGCCGCGGCCGACGAGGCCCTGCGTGCCGAGCTGCGGGAGCTGACCGCGGAGGTGCGCCGGCTCCGCGCCGAGCTCACCGACCGCGCCGAGCTCACCGACCGGGCGGGGCTCACCGACCGGGGATGA
- a CDS encoding MFS transporter → MRKWLPLVAICTGTFMLLIDVTIVNVALPDMATDLGTSFSQLQWVVDVYALALAALVLGAGSLADLFGRRKLYLIGLVLFAVASLASGLAPDAGFLIVARALQGIGGAIMFATTIALINTSYEGRDRGTAFGIWGAVVGASAALGPILGGALTELSWRWIFFVNLPVSVLAVVLTLAAVHEAKQPGAPRPDVPGIVLFSLGAGGLVFGLVRAASDGWGSTQAWAPMVAGLVVLAGWVFVELRRPAPMLDVRLFASRSFTGIMAGALVLNAAAFAALIYMSLWLQSIGGLSPLEAGCVFIPLSALSFGVAAFAGRALQNRPPRLVLAGGLLLVGIGSLLLGLVDGDSTWRVLVPGLAVLGAGVGMANPTLASAALASVPRERSGMASGAVNTARQLGFALGVAVLGSVFTARAGAVLSGAGASDPSGTASALTAGQAGQLIGAAPEPDRAGLTDLFASAYAGGLRDVFLVCGGLGLLGALVVLLLVRAAAPSAGHQPQARPQGAPADAH, encoded by the coding sequence ATGCGCAAGTGGTTGCCGCTGGTCGCGATCTGCACCGGCACGTTCATGCTCCTCATCGACGTCACCATCGTGAACGTCGCCCTCCCCGACATGGCGACCGATCTCGGCACCTCGTTCAGCCAGCTGCAGTGGGTGGTCGACGTCTACGCCCTCGCCCTGGCCGCGCTCGTGCTGGGCGCCGGCTCGCTGGCCGACCTGTTCGGCCGGCGGAAGCTCTACCTGATCGGCCTGGTGCTCTTCGCGGTCGCCTCGCTGGCCTCCGGGCTGGCCCCCGACGCCGGCTTCCTGATCGTCGCCCGTGCCCTGCAGGGCATCGGCGGGGCGATCATGTTCGCCACCACCATCGCCCTGATCAACACCAGCTACGAGGGCCGCGACCGGGGGACGGCGTTCGGCATCTGGGGCGCCGTCGTCGGCGCCTCCGCCGCGCTCGGCCCGATCCTCGGCGGTGCGCTCACCGAGCTGTCGTGGCGGTGGATCTTCTTCGTCAACCTCCCGGTCAGCGTGCTCGCGGTGGTGCTGACCCTGGCTGCCGTGCACGAGGCCAAGCAGCCCGGCGCCCCGCGGCCCGACGTCCCGGGCATCGTGCTGTTCAGCCTGGGCGCCGGCGGGCTGGTGTTCGGCCTGGTCCGCGCGGCCTCCGACGGCTGGGGCAGCACGCAGGCCTGGGCACCGATGGTCGCCGGCCTGGTCGTCCTCGCCGGCTGGGTGTTCGTCGAGCTGCGCCGTCCCGCCCCGATGCTGGACGTCCGGCTGTTCGCCAGCCGCTCCTTCACCGGGATCATGGCCGGGGCGCTGGTGCTCAACGCCGCCGCCTTCGCCGCGCTGATCTACATGTCGCTGTGGCTGCAGTCGATCGGCGGGCTGTCCCCGCTGGAGGCCGGCTGCGTGTTCATCCCGCTGTCCGCGCTGAGCTTCGGCGTCGCCGCGTTCGCCGGCCGGGCGCTGCAGAACCGGCCCCCGCGGTTGGTGCTGGCCGGCGGTCTGCTGCTGGTGGGGATCGGCAGCCTGCTGCTCGGGCTGGTCGACGGCGACTCCACCTGGCGGGTGCTGGTGCCGGGCCTGGCGGTGCTCGGTGCCGGTGTGGGCATGGCCAACCCGACGCTGGCCTCGGCCGCCCTGGCCTCGGTGCCCCGTGAGCGCAGCGGCATGGCCTCCGGGGCGGTCAACACCGCCCGCCAGCTCGGCTTCGCCCTGGGCGTGGCCGTGCTGGGCAGCGTGTTCACCGCCCGGGCCGGTGCGGTGCTCTCCGGTGCCGGCGCCTCGGACCCGTCCGGCACCGCCTCGGCGCTGACCGCCGGGCAGGCCGGGCAGCTCATCGGCGCTGCACCGGAGCCCGACCGGGCCGGGCTGACCGACCTGTTCGCCTCCGCCTACGCCGGCGGCCTGCGGGACGTGTTCCTCGTCTGCGGCGGGCTCGGCCTGCTCGGGGCGCTGGTGGTGCTCCTGCTGGTGCGTGCCGCGGCGCCGTCGGCCGGGCACCAGCCGCAGGCCCGACCGCAGGGTGCGCCCGCCGACGCGCACTGA
- a CDS encoding polysaccharide deacetylase family protein: MTTPRARLRRRLAPVAIGFLAVLLAAGPAQAGGPGHGNGHGHGGRVDDQVVTTTQQQGRVVALTFDDGPDPEDTPALLDVLREHHVKATFCLWGDHVREHPELVRRIAAEGHTLCNHTMTHADLSTWTPEQVRADLEATSALIHQAAPRADIPYFRAPYGSWGQSAQVAAQLGMQPLGWAFDIGDWEEPGADVLVDRIRARITPEAVALMHDGGGDRSGTVEAVDRMIPELRAQGWRFGQPAKRG, from the coding sequence ATGACCACCCCACGCGCACGACTCCGCCGCCGCCTCGCCCCGGTCGCGATCGGGTTCCTCGCCGTCCTGCTCGCCGCCGGTCCGGCGCAGGCCGGCGGCCCCGGGCACGGCAACGGCCACGGACACGGGGGCCGGGTCGACGACCAGGTCGTCACCACGACCCAGCAGCAGGGCCGGGTGGTGGCCCTCACCTTCGACGACGGCCCCGACCCGGAGGACACCCCGGCGCTGCTCGACGTCCTGCGCGAGCACCACGTGAAGGCCACCTTCTGCCTGTGGGGCGACCACGTCCGCGAGCACCCCGAGCTGGTGCGCCGGATCGCCGCCGAGGGGCACACCCTGTGCAACCACACCATGACCCACGCCGACCTCTCGACCTGGACGCCGGAGCAGGTCCGCGCGGACCTCGAGGCCACCAGCGCGCTGATCCACCAGGCCGCACCGCGGGCCGACATCCCCTACTTCCGGGCGCCGTACGGCAGCTGGGGGCAGAGCGCGCAGGTCGCGGCGCAGCTGGGCATGCAGCCGCTGGGCTGGGCCTTCGACATCGGTGACTGGGAGGAGCCCGGGGCCGACGTCCTCGTCGACCGGATCCGTGCCCGGATCACCCCGGAGGCCGTCGCCCTGATGCACGACGGAGGCGGTGACCGCAGCGGCACCGTCGAGGCCGTCGACCGGATGATCCCCGAGCTGCGCGCGCAGGGCTGGCGCTTCGGCCAGCCCGCGAAGCGGGGCTGA
- a CDS encoding LacI family DNA-binding transcriptional regulator: MTETRAQNVTIAAIAAEAGVSVPTVSRVLNGRSDVAPHTRERVEQLLRHHGYRRRGGRPTTTARLIDLVFNDLDSPWAVEIIRGVEGAAHAEGVGTVVTAIHRRASDTRTWLDNLAGRASDGAILVSSQLDPALGAELQRLHVPAVLIDPAGVPALDVPTIGATNWSGGLSATEHLIGLGHRRIGVVAGTPTLLCSRPRLDGHRAALESAGLTVAPELVVVGDFSHESGFQAASTMLALEDPPTAIVAANDQMAFGVYEAARRRGLRVPEELSVVGFDDLPGAEWSSPPLTTVHQPLSEMGALGARTVLRLVRGETLDVPRLELATRLVVRESTAPPAR, translated from the coding sequence GTGACCGAGACCCGAGCACAGAACGTCACCATCGCGGCGATCGCCGCGGAGGCCGGCGTCTCGGTGCCGACGGTCTCCCGCGTCCTGAACGGACGCTCGGACGTCGCGCCGCACACCCGCGAGCGGGTGGAGCAGCTGCTGCGCCACCACGGCTACCGCCGCCGCGGTGGGCGGCCCACCACCACCGCCCGGCTGATCGACCTGGTGTTCAACGACCTCGACAGCCCCTGGGCCGTCGAGATCATCCGCGGCGTCGAGGGCGCTGCGCACGCCGAGGGCGTCGGCACCGTGGTCACCGCCATCCACCGCCGGGCCAGCGACACCCGCACCTGGCTGGACAACCTGGCCGGGCGGGCCAGCGACGGCGCGATCCTGGTCAGCAGCCAGCTCGACCCGGCGCTGGGTGCGGAGCTGCAGCGGCTGCACGTGCCCGCGGTGCTCATCGACCCGGCCGGGGTGCCGGCCCTCGACGTCCCGACCATCGGGGCCACCAACTGGTCGGGTGGGCTGAGCGCGACCGAGCACCTCATCGGCCTGGGCCACCGCCGGATCGGCGTGGTGGCCGGGACGCCGACCCTGCTGTGCAGCCGTCCGCGGCTGGACGGGCACCGCGCGGCCCTGGAGTCCGCCGGGCTGACGGTCGCCCCCGAGCTGGTCGTCGTCGGCGACTTCAGCCACGAGTCCGGGTTCCAGGCGGCCAGCACGATGCTGGCGCTGGAGGACCCGCCGACGGCGATCGTCGCGGCCAACGACCAGATGGCCTTCGGGGTCTACGAGGCGGCGCGGCGCCGCGGGCTCCGGGTGCCGGAGGAGCTGAGCGTCGTGGGCTTCGACGACCTCCCCGGTGCCGAGTGGTCGTCGCCGCCGCTGACGACCGTGCACCAGCCGCTGTCGGAGATGGGGGCGCTGGGCGCCCGCACCGTGCTGCGGCTGGTGCGCGGCGAGACGCTGGACGTGCCGCGGCTGGAGCTGGCCACCCGGCTCGTGGTCCGGGAGAGCACGGCCCCACCCGCGCGCTGA